A window from Candidatus Manganitrophaceae bacterium encodes these proteins:
- a CDS encoding monovalent cation/H+ antiporter subunit D family protein, with the protein MDIESIRPVLVLLVSLVGAVLILVFRKDPNVREGCSLTAAVLKCLLVVSMVPAVLAGKTYTFTVLTFLPGVSLSLRVDALGLIFALTASALWILNTIYSIGYMRAHHERKQTRFYTCFALTLSATMGVAFSANLVTMYLFYEILTFVTYPLVAHNETKVAYTGANKYFFYLLGTSTAFLLPAIILTYSLSGNGDFNPAGIFPAETNALLLTFMFFLFLFGIGKAAVMPVHAWLPAAMVAPTPVSALLHAVAVVNTGVFCVLRVMFHVFGVDLMRALNLGVFVAGLASVTILTASCIALTRNNLKERLAFSTISQLSYIVLGGALLTSSGMAGGVLHIANHAFAKITLFFCAGAIYVATNKTQISELDGIGRKMPWTMTAFAIGTLTMIGIPPSGGFVSKWYLAIGSVEADKLVILFVLFSSTLLNAAYFVPIVYRAFFKAPSGEEVHGVTHGLAFAAAGDKDGGGGSTQSTQEASYFIIVPLMMTAIISLILGMFPDILLGLVRQVTG; encoded by the coding sequence ATGGATATTGAATCGATCAGACCCGTATTGGTGCTGCTTGTATCTCTGGTCGGTGCCGTTCTGATTCTTGTTTTCCGCAAAGACCCCAATGTCAGAGAGGGCTGCTCTCTCACGGCGGCCGTTCTCAAATGTCTGCTCGTGGTTAGCATGGTCCCGGCGGTTCTTGCCGGGAAAACCTATACCTTTACCGTCCTGACCTTCCTGCCCGGGGTGTCACTGTCTTTACGGGTCGATGCCCTGGGGCTTATTTTTGCCCTGACGGCTTCCGCACTGTGGATATTAAACACCATTTATTCCATCGGCTATATGCGCGCCCACCACGAGCGCAAGCAGACCCGTTTCTACACCTGCTTTGCCCTTACCCTCTCCGCGACGATGGGGGTGGCTTTTTCCGCCAACCTGGTTACGATGTATCTTTTTTACGAAATTTTAACCTTTGTGACTTATCCCCTGGTGGCGCACAATGAGACGAAGGTTGCCTACACGGGCGCGAACAAGTATTTCTTCTACCTCCTTGGGACCTCAACGGCCTTCCTCTTGCCGGCGATCATACTGACTTACAGTCTCTCCGGCAACGGGGATTTTAATCCGGCCGGGATTTTTCCGGCGGAAACCAATGCCCTTCTCCTGACCTTCATGTTCTTTCTCTTTTTGTTCGGTATCGGGAAGGCCGCGGTCATGCCTGTTCATGCCTGGCTTCCTGCCGCCATGGTCGCACCCACCCCGGTGAGTGCGCTCCTTCATGCGGTTGCCGTCGTGAATACCGGAGTTTTCTGTGTGCTTCGGGTTATGTTTCATGTCTTCGGCGTGGATTTAATGAGGGCTTTAAATCTGGGGGTTTTCGTGGCGGGATTGGCCTCTGTGACGATACTGACGGCCTCGTGTATCGCACTCACCCGGAATAACCTGAAAGAACGCCTCGCTTTCTCAACCATCAGTCAGTTGTCCTATATTGTCCTGGGTGGAGCGCTTCTTACTTCGAGCGGAATGGCTGGCGGGGTTTTGCACATTGCAAACCATGCCTTTGCGAAGATTACCCTCTTTTTTTGTGCCGGGGCAATTTATGTGGCCACGAATAAAACCCAGATCTCGGAATTGGACGGCATCGGACGGAAGATGCCCTGGACCATGACAGCCTTTGCCATCGGGACACTGACCATGATCGGTATTCCCCCCTCCGGCGGGTTCGTCAGTAAGTGGTATCTGGCCATCGGATCCGTTGAGGCAGACAAACTGGTCATCCTCTTCGTTCTTTTCTCGAGCACACTCCTGAATGCGGCCTATTTTGTTCCAATCGTCTACAGGGCTTTCTTCAAAGCCCCTTCAGGAGAAGAGGTCCACGGCGTCACCCATGGACTTGCCTTTGCGGCCGCCGGAGATAAAGATGGCGGTGGAGGAAGTACGCAAAGTACTCAAGAGGCCTCTTATTTCATCATCGTTCCGCTGATGATGACGGCCATTATCTCACTGATCCTCGGGATGTTTCCGGACATCCTCCTGGGATTGGTTCGACAGGTGACAGGATGA
- a CDS encoding P-II family nitrogen regulator gives MKKVEAIIKPFKLEEVKKALADIGIVGMTVTEVKGFGRQKGHTEQYRGAEYAIEFVPKIRMEIAIADNDVEKVVAAIMTAAKTGSIGDGKIFVYPLNEVYRIRTGEMGEGAL, from the coding sequence ATGAAAAAAGTAGAGGCAATCATTAAGCCGTTTAAACTGGAAGAGGTAAAAAAGGCCCTGGCCGATATCGGGATCGTCGGAATGACGGTGACCGAAGTGAAGGGTTTTGGGCGGCAGAAGGGCCACACGGAGCAATACCGCGGAGCCGAATACGCGATTGAATTTGTCCCCAAGATCCGGATGGAGATCGCGATCGCCGACAATGATGTGGAAAAGGTTGTCGCGGCAATCATGACGGCGGCGAAGACAGGGTCGATCGGTGACGGGAAGATCTTTGTCTACCCGCTTAACGAAGTGTACCGGATTCGAACCGGGGAGATGGGCGAAGGCGCCCTGTAA
- a CDS encoding ammonium transporter, whose amino-acid sequence MKRLRNLSFFGLLIALILASALPLWAQDKPPTASDVQTNANFVWTLIAAFLVFFMQAGFAVVEAGFTRAKNCVNILMKNLFDFSFGSLAFWALGFGLMFGTSAGGFIGTDGFFLTDPGNHGDWLYAFWMFQCVFAATAATIVSGAMAERTKFSSYIITSAVVCAVIYPVFGSWAWGSLLNGSGWLEGLGFIDFAGSTVVHSVGGWVGLAGAIVLGPRIGKYGKNGKARAIPGHSMPLAALGVFILWFGWFGFNPGSTTTATTDIARIAVNTNLAAAAGSIAAMFLTWKVYGKPDLGMALNGALAGLVAITAGCYNVSPLSAVIIGLLGGLLVVFSVGLLDKLKIDDPVGAVSVHGVCGAWGTLAAGLFNEGGFSMSIIWVQLVGIAAAFIWAFGTSFILFKVIKATVGLRVTEEEELAGLDILEHGNAAYPEFAISTIPASTPRREG is encoded by the coding sequence ATGAAACGTCTTCGAAATTTGAGCTTTTTTGGACTTCTCATCGCTTTGATTCTCGCCTCTGCCCTCCCGCTCTGGGCACAAGATAAACCTCCAACCGCCTCAGATGTACAGACCAATGCCAATTTTGTCTGGACACTCATTGCCGCCTTTCTTGTCTTTTTTATGCAGGCCGGTTTTGCCGTAGTCGAGGCCGGGTTCACCCGCGCAAAAAACTGTGTCAATATCCTGATGAAGAATCTTTTTGATTTTTCTTTTGGCAGCCTGGCCTTCTGGGCTCTTGGTTTCGGGTTGATGTTCGGGACGTCTGCCGGTGGTTTCATCGGCACCGACGGATTTTTTCTGACTGATCCCGGAAACCACGGGGATTGGCTCTACGCCTTCTGGATGTTCCAGTGTGTCTTTGCCGCGACGGCCGCCACGATTGTCTCGGGTGCAATGGCGGAGCGGACCAAGTTTTCTTCGTATATCATCACCAGCGCAGTGGTCTGCGCAGTCATCTATCCGGTTTTTGGAAGTTGGGCCTGGGGCAGCCTTCTCAATGGGAGCGGCTGGCTTGAAGGACTGGGCTTTATCGACTTTGCGGGATCGACGGTGGTTCATTCGGTGGGCGGCTGGGTTGGCCTGGCGGGTGCCATCGTTCTCGGGCCGCGCATCGGAAAGTACGGCAAGAATGGAAAAGCACGGGCGATTCCAGGACACAGCATGCCCCTGGCCGCCCTGGGGGTCTTCATCCTCTGGTTTGGATGGTTCGGATTTAATCCGGGGAGCACGACAACGGCTACAACGGACATCGCGCGGATTGCCGTCAACACTAATCTGGCCGCGGCTGCGGGTTCGATTGCCGCGATGTTCCTGACCTGGAAGGTCTATGGAAAACCCGATCTGGGGATGGCCTTAAACGGCGCCCTGGCCGGGCTGGTGGCCATTACGGCGGGTTGCTACAATGTTTCACCGTTAAGCGCCGTGATTATCGGACTCCTGGGTGGCCTTCTCGTGGTCTTCTCCGTCGGCTTACTTGACAAGCTTAAGATTGATGACCCGGTGGGTGCCGTTTCTGTTCACGGGGTCTGCGGCGCGTGGGGAACCCTGGCTGCGGGCCTTTTCAATGAAGGCGGATTCAGCATGAGTATCATCTGGGTTCAGCTTGTGGGAATCGCGGCGGCCTTTATCTGGGCTTTTGGAACCAGCTTTATTCTTTTTAAAGTCATCAAGGCGACGGTGGGTCTTCGGGTGACAGAGGAAGAGGAATTGGCCGGTCTGGATATTCTCGAACATGGGAATGCCGCCTATCCCGAATTTGCGATCAGTACGATCCCGGCGTCAACCCCGAGAAGGGAAGGGTAG
- a CDS encoding AAA family ATPase, which translates to MDKAGLDDLVGSSPVMKAVLEEIAQVAPSKATVLLRGESGTGKERIAKLIHQSSPRADKPFIRVSCAALSETLIESELFGHEKGAFTGAVQKRKGRFELADRGTIFLDEIGDLPPSVQVKLLRVLQEMEFERVGGIENVKVDVRTIAATHRDLEMAVMEGTFRQDLYYRLNVVPVQLPPLRERREDIPLLIEHFLDKFNEENNKKVQLKAELIRLLTRYDWPGNVRELENSVERLVVLAREDWVSLKTIPTAIATYFNDIRQVTPATWRTGRLARSVRENPSLSESLEGMEREALKNALERCGWVQARAARYLGITPRQVAYKVRKYKLVSDDIF; encoded by the coding sequence ATGGATAAAGCGGGTCTGGATGATCTGGTCGGTTCCAGTCCGGTTATGAAGGCGGTTTTGGAAGAGATCGCCCAAGTGGCGCCCAGCAAGGCGACGGTTCTCTTGCGGGGAGAAAGCGGCACGGGGAAGGAACGCATCGCAAAGCTGATTCATCAGAGCAGTCCACGTGCGGACAAGCCCTTTATCCGGGTCAGTTGCGCGGCGCTCTCTGAAACCCTGATCGAGAGCGAACTTTTCGGTCATGAAAAGGGGGCCTTTACCGGCGCGGTCCAGAAAAGGAAGGGACGCTTCGAGCTGGCTGACAGGGGGACCATCTTTCTTGATGAGATCGGCGATCTTCCGCCCTCGGTTCAGGTGAAGCTGCTTCGTGTCCTTCAGGAGATGGAGTTCGAGCGTGTCGGCGGCATCGAGAACGTGAAGGTTGATGTTCGAACCATCGCCGCCACGCACCGGGATCTGGAGATGGCTGTGATGGAAGGAACCTTCCGGCAGGATCTCTATTATCGGCTCAATGTCGTACCGGTTCAGCTTCCGCCGCTTCGCGAGAGAAGAGAGGATATCCCGCTACTGATTGAACATTTTCTCGATAAATTCAACGAGGAAAACAACAAGAAGGTTCAACTGAAGGCGGAACTGATCCGCCTTCTGACCCGGTATGACTGGCCGGGGAATGTCAGGGAGCTGGAAAACAGTGTCGAGCGGCTCGTTGTTCTCGCCAGAGAGGACTGGGTCTCCCTCAAGACCATTCCGACGGCCATTGCCACCTACTTTAATGATATTCGTCAGGTCACTCCTGCAACGTGGAGGACGGGACGGCTGGCGCGTTCCGTCCGGGAGAACCCCTCACTGTCTGAATCCCTGGAGGGGATGGAAAGAGAGGCCCTCAAAAATGCCCTGGAGCGATGCGGCTGGGTTCAGGCCAGGGCGGCCCGTTATCTTGGGATCACCCCACGGCAGGTGGCCTATAAAGTCAGGAAATACAAACTTGTTTCGGACGATATTTTTTAG
- the hutH gene encoding histidine ammonia-lyase, with product MKYLVLSGNPLSFSDFYEVVFKHRPLRLARPAVSLMKRSRRVVEKTLARHEVVYGVTTGFGKLADQRISEAEIVQLQVNLVRSHACGFGPLLSVAQTRGMMLLRAQVLVQGYSGVRPVIVERLIQMLNQSLHPVIPSRGSVGACGDLIPLAHLALPLIGEGEAFFEGKRLSGKTALRRAGISPLVLEAKEGISLVNGTQGALSLGLLSLLSAERLMETADVAGAMSLEALMGTPTAFDPKIQALRPYAGQKKVAANIRRLLAHSEIRDSHIACSRVQDPYSIRCIPQVHGAVRDAVNTVRQTLSIEMNSVTDNPIVFPEEGQIIPGGNFHGHPIALGLDFLAIAMTHLGVISERRIAQLIDPDCIDLPPFLTRHPGLHSGLMMPQVAAAALASECKLLAHPASVDSIPTSVNQEDYVSMAMGSALKLNQILSNVEGILAIELFAAAEGVGFHAPLKPGRGVAEVIRTLRSRIPPLLEDRSLSRELGVICGMIRDGVFCQNVGAPKKTGAKRRGLQ from the coding sequence ATGAAATATCTTGTTCTTTCAGGAAACCCTTTATCCTTTTCCGATTTTTACGAGGTGGTCTTCAAGCACCGCCCCCTTCGCCTAGCCCGCCCCGCAGTCTCATTGATGAAACGCTCACGCCGGGTGGTGGAGAAGACGCTTGCCCGTCATGAGGTTGTTTATGGTGTCACCACCGGATTCGGGAAGCTGGCCGACCAGAGAATATCCGAAGCTGAAATCGTACAGCTCCAGGTCAATCTGGTTCGGAGCCACGCCTGCGGATTCGGCCCTCTCCTTTCTGTAGCACAGACACGCGGAATGATGCTCCTGAGGGCCCAGGTACTGGTACAGGGTTATTCCGGCGTCCGCCCTGTTATTGTCGAGCGTCTCATTCAGATGCTCAACCAATCCCTTCACCCGGTTATCCCGAGCCGGGGATCGGTCGGGGCGTGCGGCGATCTTATTCCGCTGGCTCACCTGGCCCTGCCCCTGATCGGGGAAGGGGAGGCCTTTTTTGAGGGGAAGCGCCTGTCTGGAAAGACGGCCTTGAGACGGGCCGGGATCTCTCCCCTTGTTCTGGAGGCAAAGGAGGGGATCTCCCTGGTAAATGGGACGCAGGGGGCGTTGAGCCTTGGCCTTCTTTCGCTTTTATCCGCTGAGCGGCTGATGGAGACCGCCGATGTGGCCGGCGCCATGTCGCTGGAGGCCTTGATGGGAACACCGACGGCCTTTGACCCGAAGATCCAGGCGCTACGCCCCTATGCCGGACAGAAAAAGGTCGCGGCTAATATTCGAAGACTTCTGGCGCACAGCGAAATCCGTGACTCCCATATCGCGTGCAGCCGGGTACAGGACCCCTACTCGATCCGCTGCATCCCTCAGGTACATGGCGCAGTGCGTGATGCCGTCAATACGGTCCGGCAGACCTTGTCGATTGAGATGAACAGCGTGACCGACAACCCGATTGTCTTTCCGGAAGAAGGGCAGATTATCCCGGGAGGAAACTTCCATGGCCATCCAATTGCCTTAGGCCTCGACTTCCTGGCCATCGCAATGACGCATCTGGGGGTCATCTCTGAACGGCGGATTGCGCAGTTGATCGATCCGGACTGCATCGACCTCCCCCCCTTTCTGACGCGGCATCCGGGACTTCACTCCGGCCTGATGATGCCCCAGGTTGCCGCCGCGGCGCTGGCCTCGGAATGCAAGCTCCTGGCCCATCCCGCTTCGGTCGATTCGATTCCAACGTCAGTCAATCAGGAAGACTATGTCAGCATGGCGATGGGATCGGCCCTCAAGCTGAACCAGATTCTCTCCAATGTTGAAGGGATCCTGGCCATCGAGCTTTTCGCCGCGGCAGAAGGGGTGGGCTTCCACGCCCCCCTGAAACCGGGCCGGGGCGTCGCAGAAGTGATCCGGACACTTCGTTCCAGGATTCCGCCGCTTCTGGAGGATCGTTCACTCAGTCGAGAACTGGGAGTAATCTGCGGGATGATTCGGGATGGGGTCTTCTGTCAAAACGTCGGGGCACCTAAAAAAACCGGCGCAAAAAGAAGAGGTTTGCAATAA
- a CDS encoding J domain-containing protein, with translation MAVRFKDYYEVLGVSRDASEKEIKEAFRTLARLTHPDLNTGKGKKEAEARFKEINEAYEVLGNAKKRAKYNRLGSQWREGMPFQSRGGGAGSSGLHFEGEGLSGFSDFFESIFGGESHPSARTAARPVRRGENIVSDMALTLEEANHGTRKHHKTQRQFPCPDCGGRGHEGRTVCRRCAGRGNIIGGKDLTVTIPEGVRAGDKIRLAGQGNPGEGGGPPGDLFIRIKYRPHAVFTVSDDRLEMTLDVMPWEAALGSSVKITTLHGDVILKIPPGSQGGQPFRLREKGLSSRTGKNGDLLVRLQIKLPEKISDEAKPLYDELARLSKKEG, from the coding sequence ATGGCAGTCCGGTTTAAAGATTATTATGAAGTTCTTGGTGTTTCACGGGATGCTTCGGAGAAAGAGATCAAGGAGGCCTTCCGAACGCTGGCCCGGCTTACCCATCCCGATCTCAACACCGGGAAGGGAAAGAAGGAGGCTGAAGCCCGGTTTAAAGAGATCAATGAGGCCTATGAAGTTCTGGGAAATGCCAAAAAAAGGGCTAAATACAATCGTCTGGGATCGCAATGGCGGGAGGGGATGCCCTTTCAATCCCGGGGCGGCGGTGCCGGGTCTTCCGGGCTTCATTTTGAAGGGGAGGGCCTCAGCGGTTTTTCGGATTTCTTTGAATCCATCTTCGGCGGAGAGTCGCATCCCTCTGCAAGGACGGCCGCCCGCCCGGTCCGGCGCGGCGAGAACATCGTATCGGATATGGCGTTGACGCTGGAAGAGGCCAATCATGGAACCCGGAAACACCATAAAACACAGAGACAGTTTCCCTGTCCTGACTGTGGTGGCCGGGGACATGAGGGAAGAACGGTCTGCAGGCGTTGTGCCGGCCGGGGGAACATCATTGGCGGAAAAGATCTCACCGTCACCATCCCGGAAGGGGTTCGGGCCGGGGACAAGATCCGGCTGGCCGGACAGGGAAATCCGGGGGAAGGCGGCGGGCCTCCGGGAGACCTTTTCATCCGGATCAAATACCGGCCCCACGCGGTTTTTACCGTTTCCGATGACCGCCTCGAAATGACGCTCGATGTAATGCCCTGGGAGGCCGCGCTGGGATCAAGTGTGAAGATTACGACATTGCATGGCGATGTGATCCTGAAGATCCCTCCGGGAAGCCAGGGGGGACAACCCTTCCGGTTGCGGGAAAAAGGCTTAAGTTCACGCACGGGAAAGAACGGGGATCTCCTGGTCCGCCTGCAGATTAAACTGCCGGAAAAGATCTCGGACGAGGCCAAGCCTCTTTACGATGAACTGGCGCGTCTCTCGAAGAAAGAAGGGTGA